AAGCCACAGTCAGCGCATTAACTCGCCAAGCGCTGGCTGCAAATAGGCCTTTCTTACTCTTTAACTCTTATCAAGGATGTCGCAATGTCTCAGTTTAATCACAATAAATACTCTTCGTTTAAGCCCGTTGTCTTAGCAGATCGCCAGTGGCCAAATAACAGCATTGATCAAGCACCCCATTGGTGTAGCGTAGATTTGCGCGATGGTAACCAAGCGCTAATCGAGCCGATGTCGGTAGAACAAAAGCAACGTTTGTTTGCACTATTGATCAAACTTGGTTTTAAAGAGATTGAAGTAGGCTTTCCAGCAGCTTCCACCACTGACTATGACTTTGTGCGTTGGTTAATTGAAACTAATCAAATTCCTGATGATGTGTCGATTCAAGTATTAACTCAAGCGCGACCAGCCTTGATCTCTCGTACTTTTGAGGCTTTAAAAGGCGCTAAAAATGCCATTGTGCATTTATACAATTCCACCTCTAAGGTGCAGCGCGATAAGGTATTTAAACTAGATAAAGCCGGCATTATAGACATTGCCGTGCAAGGCGCTAAAGAATTGCAAAAGCACGCGGACCGTTACCCGCAAACTAATTGGCAATTCCAATACTCTCCCGAGAGCTTTACCGGCACAGAATTAGACTTTGCAGTAGATATTTGTAATGCAGTTGTTGCCGAGTGGCGCCCTAAAGCACAGCAGAAAATCATCCTTAACTTGCCCGCCACGGTGGAGATGTCGACACCAAATGTATATGCCGACCAAATAGAGTGGTTTATTCAGCATATTGCTCATCGCCAAGACATTACTATTAGTCAACATACCCACAATGACCGAGGTTGTGGCATAGCCGCTGCTGAGCTAGGCCAATTGGCTGGAGCCGACCGTGTAGAAGGCACCTTGCTAGGCAATGGTGAACGCACCGGCAACATGGACATTGTTACCATGGCAATGAACCTGTACAGCCAAGGTGTCGATCCAAAATTGGATTTAGCCGACATTGACGAAATTGTACAAGTAGTGAAGTTTTGCACCCAATTGCCGGTTCACCCGCGTCATCCTTATGTGGGCGAACTTGTGTTTACCGCTTTCTCGGGCAGCCATCAAGACGCGATTAAGAAATGTTTAGATATTCAACAAGCCGATCAGCACTGGGATGTAGCCTACTTACCGATAGACCCGGCTGATTTAGGCCGCGATTATCAAGAAGTGATCCGCATTAACAGCCAATCAGGTAAGGGCGGCATCGCCTATATCCTTGATAAGGACTACGGCATCCAATTACCTCGTTGGGCCTTGATTGAATTTAGCGCAATAGTCCAAGCAGATGCAGAGCAAAGCGGCGAAGAGATTAGCCCCGGAAAAATTTGGTCACTATTCCAAAGCCACTATTTGGATCAGCCTCAAGGTTATCAATTAGCTAACTACCAAGTTAACTACCAACAGCAAGAGCAAATTCAAGTGCTTATTGAGCGCCAACAACAATCTTGTGACATTCAAGCCAGTGGTAACGGCGCATTAGCCGCATTTGTGGTGGGCTTAGAGGCAGAGTTTGATCAGCAAATAGAAGTCCTTGATTATAACGAACATGCCTTAAGTAAAGGTGCGGAAGCAGAAGCGGTGTGTTACATAGAGGCCAAAATTGCTGGCAAACGCTACTTAGGTGTCGCCATTGATAAAGACATATTAACCGCCAGCCTTAAAGCAGTATTGTGCGCAGTTAATCAGCAGCTGATTACTCAAGAGCAAAGCCACGCTCAACCAGCCTAAACGATAACTCGCGTAGCCTATGCTACGCGAGTGAATTGTTAGTGTTGATGGCCACCAGCACCGTGGGCATGGCCATGAGAGAGCTCTTCTTCACTGGCGGCACGCACTTCCACTAGCTTAATCGCAAAGTCTAAGTGTTTGCCTGCATAAGGGTGATTAGTATCGATAGTGGCCATAAACTTGCCCACTTTAACTACCGTAACCTGACGTGGCCCTTGCTCGGTTTGCACCACAGCTGGCATGCCTGCTTTCCAGCTTTTAGCGCCCTGTAAGTGCTTAACAGAAACGCGCTCTACTGCGTCTTCATTACGCTCGCCGTAGCCATTTTCGGGGGTTAAACTCAAGGCGACTTCAGCGCCGGCCTCTTTACCTTCTAAGCCTTCTTCAATGGCAGGGATCATCGATTTATGCCCGTGAAGATAAGCCACCGCATCTCCCTTGGTGCTTTCTAATAACTCACCGTCAGTTTCATGTAAGGTATACTCAAACCGAACCACGGTATCTTTAGCAACTTTCATAATTAGTTCTCAAATTAAACGTTGCCACACTACAACAAAACGCAGTGGATTTGCCAAGCATTAACTCTGTAGAGTTTTCAGCTCTAGCATTCAGTCCAAACACTGCACAATACAGCTTTCCGAGACTGTTGCTAATGACTCTTTAGCAAGTTGTTGATTGTCGCGCAGCTTTGTGGAAACGTTTACATCCAATTCCGACTTAGGCAGGGAATTTCTTCTATTGCGACGCCTTCTACTGGGTAGTAATGACAATTCCATGTCTTTAGCTTGATTGGCTAACATTGTGTGCTCCCTGCAATTGGCTTTTTAATTATTTTTTGAGATGTTAAACAATCAGCCTAGACGAACTTTAAGGCATCTTCACCTCGACCTTAGTCTTATTTACATTTTTCTTGCAAAGCTTTTTAGGCACTTAGTAACTAATTCATTTTTTACATATCAGCAATAACCGAAACTTGCTTGCGAGGGGCCTTGAAAAGCTTATCATAGACTTTTAACGCTGCAATATTAATCAACAAGGAGGTTGAAAATTAGGAGATAGCCGATGAGTATCGACAACGTAGTACCCTACCCGTCCAATCAAGCCCCGTCTAATGCATCGCAAGCATTAATGGAACATTTGTTCTCTCTACGCAGCTTGCCACAACAGCAACACATTGATGAACTAGCCAGCATAAGCTTGAGCATTGGCTCACTAGATCAGCTAAACCAACTCTCCGTGCTAAGAGAAACCGCAGAGCGCCAACAGCTTTTTGAGCACTTTGAAGCGAGCTCTTGGTTTGTGCAAGAGGGAGGCGATTACTTGTACCGCCCAGAGTTGCTGCGTTCGGCTCCGCTCACCAAGGTGGTGCTGCTGCTAAAAGAGACCCTAACCTATCGCAACTGGAATGACCTACTTCGCTTAGCCCACCCGCATTACCTATCTCAATTGCTAGAGCGATTAAGAGACTTTGCTGAGCTTAAACAACCAGCCTAGGCCAGCTAGACGTGTTATGCCAACAAACAAGCCAGGCACAACAGCTGGGCTACATTGCCACAGCTAAATAGAGACTGTGGCAAACCGCCCCGCCAAGCTTCGAAGGCCAAGTAGAGCGACTAGCTAACCACAACCCTGTTTGTAACAACTACAGTGCTTGGCCAATTAACTCGGCCAAATCATCAAAGCCACCTAGAGCGACTAGCTAACAACAACTCTGTTTATATCAACTACAGCGCTTGGCCAATAAATTCGGCCAAACCATCAAAGCCACCTAGATGCGGCAACAGCTCTATGTTTAGGTCGGGGTGCTCGTTAGTGGCTTGCTCAATAATGCGTGGCAAGTCATTCACCACATGGGTTCCAGCGGCTAAAAAATGCGGATACAAAGTAATTTGCTTCGCGCCAGCCTGGTAACAGCGCTCTATTTGCTGGGGAATAGTCGGCTCAACCAACTCCAAAAAAGCGGCATGTACTTGAGAGTAATGACTTAGCTTTTCAGCCAATTGCTTGGCAAGCTCAACCACTTCTTGATTTGATTGAGGACGGCGGCTTCCATGTGCCACGACCAATAAGGCTTTCATACACTTCCTAAAGGTTACAAGATGAGTTCAATTCAAACGTTAGGTAATTGAATTGGTATTGAAGCTATCTTACTGAAAGTGTCTAGAGATGGGAAAGGGGATATTGAAGAAAAACCAGCCCTCAGAGAAGAGGGCTGGTTTTAAAGAAACTATTTAACAGCGTCTTTTAATGCTTTACCAGCTACAAAGGCAGGTACATTGGCTGCTGCAATTTGAATCTCAGCGCCAGTCTGAGGATTGCGACCAGTGCGCGCTGCACGATGATTAACTTTGAATGTACCAAAGCCGATTAGCTGAACTTGGTCGCCTTCTTTAAGCGCGTCAGTTACTGCACCTAAAGTTGTTTCTAGTGCTAGTTTAGCTTGAGCTTTAGATAGGTCAGCTTTTTCAGCAATAGCATCAATTAGTTCAGTTTTGTTCATAATGTCTAAATCCTTTATGTTCGTTTTAAATAATCCAGCTTCACTTTAAGAGAAAAAAAAACGCTTCGCAAAGAGTTTTTCCCCTTTAGAGCCTTGTTTGGCGGGGCTTTAACCAATTTATGCGTAAACAGTCACAAAAACACCGTTAAAAAGAGGATTATTCCTTAGCCATTGTCTTCTAGGCAGATCCCTAAATTGCTCACACCTTGGTTAATAGCCAGCGTTTTCAAGGCCTGCATAGACGCTTTGCCTAGTTCAAGTTGCTCAATTAGGTCAAGTAATTCACTCTGAAAAGCCAACTCTTGTATCACTAAATCTTGCGCTAAGAACTCTTGTTCTTTTTGTTCTCCAAATTGCAGCTCTAACAAGCTTAAAACACTAGCTAATGAAGTTTGACTAGCTTGTTCAGCTTCTTGACCAGTTGGTTCAAGTAAAGCGTTAAAGAGGCACTCCACTACCACACAACAATCTAAGGCAGGATAAACCCCATACATGTCGTAACTTTGTGGGTCGGGGATTAAACTATCAAAACGCTCACGCTGTGCGGAAAAGTTAATTTTAGTTTTAGGGTGAAGTGCGCTTTCCCAAAATAGATTAAGCAATTTGTTAAAATCTGCGTCGTGCTCTAAGTTCACGGCCTGACAGAATAATAGGTAGTTGGGTGCCATTCGCTGGCACAAAGCTAAACAGTATAGCGATTGCTGCTTACTACTTAGCTGAGCTAAACGGTCGATATCACAAGGGGTAAGCATGGTTTGCTCCGCACTCAATAAAACGATTAAGATAATCAGGGCTAATTTGCTATGCAGCTTAACACCAGCATGCTCGCTTAGCGAAGTTTAGTCTTAATCAATCATAAGGCGATCTATGCAAATAACCGTTGTAACTCCACACGCTGAACGCTACGTAGATACCTTAAGGCCACGTTTTCCCCTTTGCCAATGGGTCTATGCCGAAGAGGCGCATAAACTAGAATCGAGCGGTTTAGCTAGCGAAGTGCTATTAGCCACACCTAGCGAAGCAGCTAAAATCATTTTGCAGATGCCAAACTTACAATGGTTGCACTCTAGCTTTGCCGGTGTCGACGCGCTATTACAAGCTCATCTACCTAAACACTACTTGCTTACCAACAGCAGAGGTGTATTTGGCCCCTTGATGAGCGAGTATGTATTTTCTTACCTACTTGCCCACGCTCAGCAGCACGATGTTTACCAAGCCCAACAGCAGCAAGGCTTATGGCAGCCGCAAACCGGCCAAAGCTTGCAAGGAGAAACGTTTTGCTGTGTCGGCAGCGGCAATATTAGCCAGCATCTAGCTAAAACTGCCGTTCATTTTGGCATGCGACCAGTAGCCTTAAGTCATAGCGGCAACGCTAAAGCGCCTTTTAGCCAAGTAGCCAGCTTTGAGCAGCACCAACAGCTATGCTCCAGTGCCAAGGCGGTGGTGGCTGTATTGCCTAACACGCCTAATACTCGGGGCTTATTAAGCACTGATTTTTTTGCCAGCTTAGCCGACGAGGTGCTGTTCTTTAATGTTGGACGTGGCGACACTTTAGACCAAGATGCATTACTTCGCTTTTTACAGGCAAAGCCCATGGCTAAAGCTATTTTAGATGTTACAAGCCCAGAACCCTTGCCAAGTGTCCATCCTCTCTGGTCACAGAGTAACTGTATTATTACTCCTCATATCGCCGCACCTAGTCGCATGAGCGATATCATTGAATTATTTGCGAGCAAGCTGGAACATTATTTAGCTGGGGAAGAGTTAACTGACAGGGTTGATTTTACAAAGGGGTATTAACAAGGAATGTTGTTTAGGCAGCGAAGACTCGCTGCCTTGTAACGATTTAAGAGTCACCTTCAAAGGCAATTTGCTTTTCTAAATCAAAAGCTGCAAACGCACGGTCTCCCAAAGAGTTAAGTACTTTTACCTCTCCATCGAGAATGGCGATAATTATTTTACCTGCTTTGTCTTCATTAGGAATAATCACTCGGCCTTTGCTACTTTGGCTTAGCCCCGACAATACCTGTTGTTGTAACAACAGCGGGTTATCCTCATTGTAATAAAGCATGGTTACTTTCATAGTAGGTCCCTAACTCTTAGCCATTCACGCAACAATAGCAACAAATAAACTAACAAATAGCAACTTTGGCCTAGCCAAAGCTCTGCTTCCTCTGTACTAAGTAGAGGACGCTATTGAACAATTGCCTTTAAAAACAGATTGTTCAAAACAACATCCCTTATTTAACATTAGCATAGCATCTACTTAGTGGTTAATGATGGTTTTGCTTTTAAGCATAGCTTATAGTCGCATTTAAGGTTAAATGAAGAGAGATATTATGGCTTATAAAGAGTACAAAGTTTTAGCAATTACCGAAGGCGCTTTAGGCACCTTATTTTTGGGCGCATCGGGCATGCCCTTACAAAAAGTAGAAGCTACCTTAAATAAAGAAGCCGCCAATGGTTGGCAGTTAGTATTTCAAGTTATTGAGAATCGTCGCTTCTGGCTTTTTTGGAGCCGCGAGACAGTGATTGTCACCTTAGGGCGCTAAACATGTTAAACCGCGAGCAGGTCGAACTACAACAAGAGCAATTGCGAGAGCAAGTTGCTGAGTTGCCTCAAGAGCAGCGTCAGCGCTTTTACCAGCACTGGCAAAAGCAGGTAAAAGATCCCGACAGCTACGCGGTACTTAACTATTTGTTATTGGCAGGTTTGCATCACTTTTATTTAGGAAAATGGCAACGTGGAGCGATCAACTTGTTGGTATCGCTAGTTGCTATCTTACTCATCACCTTAGGAATTTGGTTTGTGGGAATGGGTTTATTGGCAGCAATAACCCTGGTCGAACTGCCTGCTCTATTTCGCTCAGAGTTAGTGGTACTAGACCATAACAACAAGCGAATGCAGCAATTGTTAGAGCAGGTTAAATCGACTTAGTCTTTTGGCCCTTTTACTAGCCACAATAAAAACCCAACTAAGGGCAACAAGCAGATCAAAAATACCCATAAATACTTACGCCCTACTTCGGCGCTACTTTTTAAGATTTTTACGATGGCAAATACATCACAGACTAAAATGCTGATAGCTAATAGTAACGACATGCTGACTCCTTGTTGAAATTGCGCTTATTCTAAATCAATTTTACGGCGCAAGTTGAAAAGAATTTGCTGACGTTGCTGCGCCGCTTGGTCGTCAGGTTGCATGCTCAATTTTTGCGTCACCATCTCAAGCTCAAAATACAGCCAGCTTCTTACAAAAACGCCGTATCGCGTATCTAAGCCAAAAGCGATTAAACGGGCGTAATCTTGCGCAGGTGGATCTTGATAAAGGCCTTCTCGAGACTCCACCAGCACCTCACCTAAATACTCTTGAGATACCCCATTACAAGCATAAGCAGAATATATGCTGCTAAAGAAAATCAGGATGCCTAATATCAGTGATTTCACAAGTACACTCCTATTCTGTGAGTAATTTAATAGCCATAACTAGCAACAACAGCGCAAAGGCTTGTTTTAGTCGTCGCGCGGGCAAGCGATAAGCCAAACGGCTGCCTAAGCGAGCAAAAATAGAACTGGTTAATACAATGCCACACCAGGCAGGCAAATACACATAACCCAAGCTCCAGCTAGGTAGCTCTGCAACATGCCAACCGTTGTAGATATAAGAAATAGTGCCAACCAGCGCAATGGGGAGCCCACACACAGCAGAAATAGCGACGGCTTTTGGTGCAGGCACGCCAAACCAACTAAGACTAGGGAATGTAATGGTGCCTCCACCAATTCCAAACATTGCTGAAATACTTCCAACCAGCGTGCCTAACAGCCCTGTACCAATGGGTCCTGGTAAGCTTCTCTGCGCTTTGGGAGTTCGGCCAAACGCCATGTACGTAGCCATAAACAATAAGAAGGCAGCAAAGTAAGTGCTTAAGTGATCAGCGTGTAATTGTGTGGCTACCCAAGCGCCAATCATTGAACCAATAATTAGTCCAATGCCTAAGCGATTAACCACTTGCCAGTCAATCGAACCTCTGCAGTAATGGGCATAACTGGCGCTACTGGCGGTAACAATAATCGAGGCTAACGAAGTGCCAATGGCGAGATGAATAGCAGAGTCACTGGCAAAGCCCATGGCGCCAAAGCTACCAATTAGCACCGGTACAATCACAAGACCACCACCAATACCAAACAGCCCCGACATCAAGCCGGCTACTGCACCAATAAGCAGAAAGCTTAAAAACATCACAACAATAACAGCGCTATTTGTTAGTTAATGCGCTCAGTCTGCGATATGCGTAAAGGTTGCGCAAGATTTTCTGCATCAGAATGGGAAAAATGCGAAGAAATATAAGGATGTACGCTGGACTCACCTACGCTTTTTAACTTGTAGGTGACAACAACTATCAGCATCAATACAACAACAATGCCTATTTGTAATGGGGATTTCATAACATCAAGCTCTCTGTTACGGGTATAAACGAACTTCATCCGTAAAGAGTTCTAAGACGCCCACTATAGCAAAAACATTTACAATAGCGAACGCTTTCCAGCTCAATAACTAAGCGCGGCGCTTATATGTGTTATTTAACTTTGTAATATGTGGATGACGCCACATATAAATCTATTTGTGGTATTGAGCACTAAACTCATGAACAGCATCAATAAATGCTCCAGCGTGCTCAGGATTTACATCTGGGTGAATACCGTGACCTAAGTTAAACACATGGCCGTTACCTTCGCCAAAGCCCGCTAAAATAGTTTGTACTTCTTCGCGGATCCGCTCTAACGGTGCGTACAACATAGAAGGGTCCATATTGCCTTGCAGGGCAACCTTGTCACCTACACGCTTTTTAGCATCGGCAATATTAATGGTCCAATCTAGGCCAACTGCGTCACAACCGGTAGCGGCGATTTGCTCTAACCACTGGCCGCCATTTTTAGTAAACAAGGTCACAGGCACAGCTTGACCATTAACACTGCGGGTTAAACCATTAACGATCTTATGCATGTATTGCAACGAGAACTCGTTGTAGTCGCGTGGCGACAACACCCCGCCCCATGTATCAAATACCATCACCGATTGCGCACCAGCAGCGATTTGGGCATTCAAATAAAGAATTACCGAGTCGGCCAGTTTATCTAACAACATGTGCAGTGTTTTTGGCTCACTAAAGGCCATTTTTTTAATACCAGCAAAGGATTTGGTTGTGCCGCCCTCAACCATATAAGTTGCCAAGGTCCACGGGCTGCCAGAGAAGCCAATCAAAGGCACTTCACCTTTTAGCTCACGCTTAATGGTGCGAACCGCATTCATTACGTAGCCCAGCTCTTGCTCAGGATCTGGCACACCTAAGGCCTCAACCTGGGCTTTGCTGGTGACTGGGCGTTCAAACTTAGGGCCTTCTCCAGTAGAGAAGTACAAACCTAAGCCCATAGCATCGGGAATAGTAAGAATGTCTGAAAACAAAATAGCGGCATCAAGATCAAAACGACGCAATGGCTGCAAGGTAACTTCACAAGCCAAATCAGCGTCGCGGCATACCGACATAAAATCACCGGCGCCAGCGCGAACTTCGCGATACTCTGGCAAATAGCGCCCAGCTTGACGCATCATCCAAACTGGCGTCACATCAACTGGCTGCTTTAACAGTGCGCGCAAATAGCGATCGTTTTTGAGTTCCGACATACCTTTCCCAATTATCTGAAATTTTAGCTAGAGCATTGTAACTAGCTGCCTTAACAACTCAAGCCTTTAGCACTAGCAATGGGCAATTCTGTAACGGTTTATCACTTATTGTGGCTAAGTTGCTCAGTCCAATGGTCAATCATTTCGCGGGCAATGGTGCCTGGTGGGGGTAAATGCGGCAATTGGCTAACATCAAACCATTGTGCATCGGCCAATTCTCGGCGATCGATGTGAATGTCACCGCTGTCATATTCTGCAAAATAAGCAGCCATTAACGAGTGTGGGAAGGCCCAGGGTTGGCTTTTCCAATAGCGTAGATTTTTTATTCGCAAACCGGTTTCTTCACTCACCTCACGATGAACCGTATGTTCCAGCGTTTCACCAGCCTCTACAAAACCAGCAATAGCAGTGTAAATAGGCTGCTCTTGCTTTTGATGACGACGATGATTAGCCAGCAGCACCTTAGTGCCACGGCTAATCAATACTATAATGCTTGGTGAAATGCGCGGGTAAGCGCGGAAGCCACATTGCTGGCATTGCATCGCTAACTCCCAGTCCACTCTCTGCAATGCCTCGCCGCAGCTACCACAAAAGCGGTGAGTTTTTAGAAACAAAGCGAATTGCTGCGCCTTACCCACTAAATCAAATAGCTGGCTATTCAGCAGCGCCATACTGGCACGCAGCTCTACCCATTCGCCCATGCCCAAATCAATCGGCTCGGCAAGTTCTAGGCGCAAGCAAGCTTCACCTCGATAGTGAGAAAAACGTTCAACTTGGGAAAAATCCAACTCTGGCAATGGCAGATCGTCAACATCGCCATAGGGGATCCGTTCCCCTTGAGGAATAACGAGTATTTGGTTACCACAGGTGAAAAACCACCAGCCAAATTGCTTATTCACGGTTCGTCCTTTTCTATCGTGCGCTTGCTCAATTAGCGAATAATGACCAAGCTTACACTACATAACAAGCTTTTACCGACTGACAAATGTTTAGCCACGCCGCACTTAAACTAAATATCGGTTGACGAGAGCCGCGATTTTATTTAGTTATAGTTACATAAATTAGGGAACTAGGAGCAAGAGCGATGCTAAGCAAACTAGAACAAGCTCAAGCCAAATGGGGAGGCGCCAGTCAAGTTATTGATGCTTGGCTAGATGCCAGAAAACAGTTACTCATCGCTTATTGTGAATTGGCAGGGCTACCACCTTACGACAGTGACGAACGCTCACTGCCCGCACTATCTCAAATTACTCAGTTTTGCCAACAGCTGGTTGATTACGCCTCCACCGGCCATTTCGAAATCTACGAGCAAATTGTTAGTGAATGCGCCAACGACGGGGACACTCTACCCGGCGAGAAGTTGCTTCCACAAATTACCGAAACAACCGACACGGCCTTAGCCTTTAATGACAAATACGCCGAAGTAAATGAAGATTTAGAACTAGGCAGCTTTGATAAAGATTTGTCGCTACTGGGTCAAGAAATGGAAGTGCGCTTTGCCATTGAAGATGAGTTACTGGATCACCTTTACCAGCACAGTCAACAAAGCGAAGCGGCGGAATAAATACCAAGGCCTACGATAGCCCTTGGTAATACAAAAAAGCCATAAAAAAACGCAGCACCTAGTGCTGCGTTTTTTGTTTTAGCTTCAAGCTTGATTAGCTAGCTGGAGTTTCTGCAGCTGGTGCATCAGCTTTTTCGATTTCGATTAGCTCAACTTCGAATACCAAGATAGAGTTTGGTGGAATGCTACCAGCACCGTTTTCACCATAACCTAACTCAGAAGGGATGAAGAACTTGTACTTCGCACCCTTAGACATTAGCTGAACGCCTTCTGTCCAACCAGGGATTACACGGTTAAGTGGGAATGTTGCTGGCTCACCACGGTCGTAAGAGCTATCAAAAGTAGAACCGTCAGTTAGGGTACCTTTGTAGTGAACTGTTACAGTATCTGCAGCGCTTGGCTTGTCGCCTTCAGCAGCTGTTAGTACTTCAAATTGAAGACCAGACTCAGTTACCGTTACGCCTTCACGCGCAGCGTTATCGGTCAAGTACTTGTCGCTTTCAGCTTTAGCAGCGGCTGCATCTTCAGCAGCTTTAGCTTCAACTAAACCAGCAAGTTTTTCGTCTAGTGCTTTAAGAGACGCTTGAATGTCTTCTTCAGACATAGCGACTTCGCCGCTAAGTCCGTCTTGCATACCTTTAAGAACCAATGCGTTGTCTAATTCAAGACCAAGTTCTTTTTGCTGTTCTAAAGTTGTCGCAATGTAGCGAGAAACAGAAGCACCGATAGCATAAGCTTGCTGTTGGTCTACATTTTCTAAGGCAACTTGAGCTGCCGCTGGAGCTTCAGCTTTTTCTTCCTGACAGCCAGTTACGGCCAAAATCGAGGCGGCTAAAACCGACACGGCAAAATACTTTTTCATTCATTTATCTCCAATAGAGTCGCATTAAATCTGTGGCATTGCGTGCAAGATCATTATGAATAATTAAACACTTAGCCGACAAAGCCCTTATACTAACCCTATTAGTCAACACAACCTAGTGACAGTTCCGTAAAAAAACGTAAAAAAATGACATTTATTAAGTTGTTTGTGATTTATGGTATCGCTTTACTACTCAGTAGTTGTAGTGACG
This region of Agarivorans sp. Alg241-V36 genomic DNA includes:
- the rsd gene encoding sigma D regulator, encoding MLSKLEQAQAKWGGASQVIDAWLDARKQLLIAYCELAGLPPYDSDERSLPALSQITQFCQQLVDYASTGHFEIYEQIVSECANDGDTLPGEKLLPQITETTDTALAFNDKYAEVNEDLELGSFDKDLSLLGQEMEVRFAIEDELLDHLYQHSQQSEAAE
- the fkpA gene encoding FKBP-type peptidyl-prolyl cis-trans isomerase: MKKYFAVSVLAASILAVTGCQEEKAEAPAAAQVALENVDQQQAYAIGASVSRYIATTLEQQKELGLELDNALVLKGMQDGLSGEVAMSEEDIQASLKALDEKLAGLVEAKAAEDAAAAKAESDKYLTDNAAREGVTVTESGLQFEVLTAAEGDKPSAADTVTVHYKGTLTDGSTFDSSYDRGEPATFPLNRVIPGWTEGVQLMSKGAKYKFFIPSELGYGENGAGSIPPNSILVFEVELIEIEKADAPAAETPAS